A single Oncorhynchus nerka isolate Pitt River linkage group LG10, Oner_Uvic_2.0, whole genome shotgun sequence DNA region contains:
- the LOC115135965 gene encoding DNA repair protein RAD51 homolog 3 isoform X2, with translation MQRDVSSYAIAPSVKVKLLNAGFLSAADLCDLRPLQLSKEACISQEEAVEVLQAVRCEPGQERAAAGRLTALELLGREQELGTIVTFCSALDMALGGGMPVGKTTEVCGAPGVGKTQLCIQLSVDVQIPACFGGLGGKSLYIDTEGSFLVQRAVDLAQAAVEHCGLLAEDSEQQEALKGFTVETILSNLFLVRCHDYVELLAETYLLADFLAQHPGVRLVVIDSIAFSFRHDFEDLSQRTRLLNGLAQRLIQMATNHNVAVILTNQMTTKVWSGQSKLVPALGESWGHAATQRLILHWEGTHRTMTEHISRLCKGYLTKKSDGAASDDLASTITRSQPS, from the exons ATGCAGAGGGATGTTTCGAGCTACGCCATTGCGCCGTCTGTCAAAGTGAAACTCCTCAATGCTGGGTTTCTTTCTGCTGCAGACCTGTGTGACTTGCGACCTCTCCAACTCAGCAAAG AGGCCTGCATCTCCCAGGAGGAGGCAGTAGAGGTGCTGCAGGCTGTGAGGTGTGAGCCTGGCCAGGAGAGGGCAGCAGCAGGCAGGTTGACAGCCCTGGAGCTTCTGGGGAGAGAGCAGGAGCTGGGCACTATAGTCACTTTCTGCTCAGCACTGGATATGGCCCTGGGAGGGGGCATGCCAGTGGGAAAGACTACTGAGGTCTGCGGGGCGCCTGGGGTGGGAAAGACCCAGCTTTG TATCCAGTTGTCAGTAGATGTGCAGATCCCTGCGTGTTTTGGGGGGTTGGGAGGCAAGTCTCTGTACATAGACACAGAGGGCAGCTTCCTGGTCCAGAGGGCTGTGGACCTAGCGCAGGCAGCTGTGGAGCACTGTGGGCTTCTAGCAGAGGATTCAG AACAGCAGGAAGCCTTGAAGGGGTTCACTGTGGAAACAATCCTCTCCAATTTATTCCTTGTCCGTTGCCATGACTACGTGGAGCTCTTGGCAGAGACATACCTCCTGGCTGACTTCCTGGCTCAGCACCCTGGG GTCCGGCTGGTGGTGATTGACAGCATTGCCTTCTCGTTTCGCCATGACTTTGAGGACCTCTCCCAGAGGACCCGCCTCTTGAACGGCCTCGCCCAGCGGCTCATCCAGATGGCCACCAATCACAACGTCGCG GTCATTCTTACCAATCAGATGACTACAAAGGTTTGGAGTGGCCAATCGAAGCTTGTTCCTGCCTTAG GTGAGAGCTGGGGTCACGCTGCTACACAGAGACTCATCCTACACTGGGAGGGCACACACAG gacaatgaccgaacacatctccaggctgtgtaagggctatttgaccaagaagagtgatggtgctgcatcagatgacctggcctccacaatcacccgatctcaacccagttga